The following are encoded in a window of Fibrobacter sp. UWP2 genomic DNA:
- a CDS encoding AAA family ATPase, with translation MTIDKANVNGPVGNFFALIRELRGIAPIAEKMHGLLCSLQQKPKLSDDAQKVLYIYLSLLEDGNTRIPLDAEPLFSKWAQKWDGLVVQAESRDALKGDGCTELYPSADVFLPVIRKGVKELAAGKYAQIIGEGATPLCLQQTPRGTYLISAKHLEDKGHIEKIFKSGFFKEAAISDADIPQARDFVHGLLREGSPINFDDRQAEIIARGTKQNLIITGGPGTGKTTVIGFLLWKLFASNADYLNWDLYMAAPSGKAADRLAESMEDTLHEISESARNKNPRIVEKLAKASSYTLHRLLKYSVAKGGFTFNSGNPLPEKAIYIIDEASMIDISLFAAFLQALPPSGNFKLFILGDPKQLPSVDAGAVLGNILEFDRNFVVKLIRSNRFNDDSRIGVLAGRIQRGENALFEGSPFDPQATYWEEQDSVHFFDLNCGQTLSRKEELLAVRNLVRKWTKKFYAPLIGLAELVNPDISLESATPEQSEIREKLWNAASQARILSAERRGNRGVEALNQIVAETLTQNPATAFVGQILIFNRNQNEFTLYNGDTGIVVRSERHGQLFLMLKKQSKFVFYPLSYFPEECLEPSFAITIHKSQGSGYPNIMMFLPTRKGHPLLNRQILYTGITRTKKQSLTIIATPETFKAACETVIERDTGIEL, from the coding sequence ATGACCATCGATAAAGCTAATGTCAACGGCCCGGTCGGCAATTTCTTCGCGCTGATCCGCGAACTCCGCGGAATCGCCCCCATCGCAGAAAAAATGCACGGCCTGCTTTGCTCCCTGCAACAAAAACCGAAGCTGTCGGACGACGCGCAGAAAGTGCTCTACATCTACCTCTCGCTTTTGGAAGACGGCAACACGCGCATCCCGTTGGATGCAGAGCCGCTTTTTTCCAAGTGGGCGCAGAAATGGGACGGCCTTGTCGTGCAAGCCGAAAGTCGTGACGCTCTAAAGGGGGACGGCTGCACGGAATTGTACCCGTCCGCGGACGTATTTCTGCCGGTTATCCGCAAAGGCGTCAAGGAGCTTGCCGCAGGTAAGTACGCGCAAATCATCGGCGAAGGGGCGACCCCCCTATGCTTGCAGCAGACGCCGCGCGGCACCTACCTGATTTCGGCGAAGCATCTCGAAGACAAGGGGCATATCGAAAAAATTTTCAAATCCGGATTCTTCAAGGAAGCCGCCATCAGCGATGCGGACATACCGCAAGCCAGGGATTTCGTGCACGGGCTGTTGCGCGAAGGCTCCCCCATCAACTTCGATGACCGCCAGGCCGAAATCATCGCCCGCGGCACGAAGCAGAACCTCATTATCACCGGCGGGCCCGGCACCGGAAAGACGACCGTCATCGGGTTCTTATTGTGGAAACTCTTCGCCAGCAATGCCGACTACCTGAATTGGGACCTTTACATGGCGGCGCCCAGCGGCAAAGCAGCCGACCGTCTCGCCGAAAGCATGGAAGACACTCTGCACGAAATTTCGGAATCCGCACGCAACAAGAACCCGCGTATTGTCGAAAAACTCGCCAAGGCATCAAGCTACACGCTGCACAGGCTCCTAAAATACAGTGTCGCGAAGGGAGGCTTCACCTTCAATTCCGGCAATCCACTCCCCGAAAAGGCCATCTACATCATTGACGAGGCGAGCATGATAGACATCTCGCTATTCGCGGCATTCCTGCAGGCGCTCCCGCCCAGCGGAAACTTCAAGCTGTTCATCCTGGGCGACCCGAAGCAGCTGCCGTCTGTCGATGCGGGCGCCGTACTCGGCAACATCCTGGAATTCGACCGCAATTTCGTCGTCAAGCTTATTCGTTCCAACCGATTCAATGACGATTCCAGAATCGGCGTGTTGGCAGGCAGAATCCAGCGCGGCGAGAATGCGCTGTTTGAAGGATCGCCATTTGACCCGCAGGCAACTTACTGGGAAGAGCAGGACAGCGTCCATTTTTTTGACCTGAATTGCGGCCAAACGCTTTCACGCAAGGAAGAACTTCTCGCCGTCAGGAACCTGGTTCGCAAGTGGACAAAGAAATTCTACGCCCCGCTCATCGGCCTTGCCGAGCTTGTCAACCCGGACATTTCCCTGGAAAGCGCGACACCGGAACAGTCGGAGATCCGCGAGAAGCTCTGGAATGCCGCAAGCCAGGCCCGCATCCTTTCGGCAGAAAGGCGCGGCAACCGCGGTGTCGAAGCGCTGAACCAGATTGTCGCCGAGACGTTGACGCAAAACCCGGCCACGGCATTTGTGGGGCAGATACTGATTTTCAACCGCAACCAGAACGAATTCACGCTGTACAACGGCGACACGGGAATCGTGGTCAGGTCCGAACGGCACGGCCAGCTATTCCTGATGCTCAAGAAACAGTCGAAATTTGTCTTCTATCCGCTCTCGTATTTTCCGGAAGAATGCCTGGAGCCTTCCTTCGCGATAACCATCCACAAATCGCAGGGTTCGGGCTACCCGAATATTATGATGTTCCTACCCACACGCAAGGGCCATCCACTGCTGAACAGGCAAATTCTCTATACTGGAATCACACGTACCAAGAAACAGAGTCTCACCATCATCGCGACTCCCGAGACCTTCAAGGCAGCCTGCGAAACGGTCATCGAGCGCGACACGGGCATTGAGTTATAG